A genomic stretch from Selenomonas sp. AB3002 includes:
- a CDS encoding DUF4160 domain-containing protein, with protein sequence MSGLPKVCQLGKYTIFFWSRENGEPIHVHVCEGVPHAEATKIWMNGMVSWSTQTADITS encoded by the coding sequence GTGTCGGGGTTGCCTAAGGTTTGTCAATTAGGGAAATATACCATATTTTTTTGGTCCAGAGAAAATGGCGAACCTATTCATGTTCATGTCTGTGAAGGGGTTCCTCATGCGGAGGCGACGAAGATATGGATGAATGGCATGGTAAGCTGGAGTACGCAGACTGCAGACATTACCTCCTGA
- a CDS encoding class IIb bacteriocin, lactobin A/cerein 7B family yields the protein MEKAIKMDTVLNEEQLDIVNGGAAPFAAGAVIAALTTVAKSWDNTAKELRNLVHSFEYEKMSNFSKEKAIGKILANSVGFSAACTGSITPAGMAAMQLKYRTVGVCATVREFVEKKF from the coding sequence ATGGAAAAGGCAATTAAGATGGACACGGTTCTGAACGAGGAGCAGCTGGACATAGTGAACGGCGGCGCAGCACCATTCGCCGCAGGGGCAGTCATCGCAGCATTGACGACAGTAGCCAAGAGCTGGGACAATACGGCCAAGGAGCTCAGGAATCTGGTACACTCCTTCGAGTATGAGAAGATGAGCAACTTCAGCAAGGAAAAGGCCATTGGCAAGATCCTGGCCAACAGCGTAGGCTTCTCGGCAGCCTGCACCGGCTCCATCACCCCGGCTGGGATGGCGGCAATGCAGTTGAAGTACCGCACAGTGGGTGTCTGCGCAACCGTCCGGGAATTCGTGGAAAAGAAATTCTAA
- a CDS encoding class IIb bacteriocin, lactobin A/cerein 7B family, giving the protein MEKAIKMNTVLNEEQLDIVNGGAVPFAAGAVIAALTTVAKSWDNTAKELRNLVHSFEYEKMSNFGKEKAIGKILANSVGFSAACTGSITPAGMAAMQVKYRTVGVCATVREFVEKKF; this is encoded by the coding sequence ATGGAAAAGGCAATTAAGATGAACACGGTTCTGAACGAGGAGCAGCTGGACATAGTGAACGGCGGCGCAGTACCATTCGCCGCAGGGGCAGTCATCGCAGCATTGACGACAGTAGCCAAGAGCTGGGACAATACGGCCAAGGAGCTCAGGAATCTGGTACACTCCTTCGAGTATGAGAAGATGAGCAACTTCGGCAAGGAAAAGGCCATTGGCAAGATACTGGCCAACAGCGTAGGCTTCTCGGCAGCCTGCACCGGCTCCATCACTCCGGCAGGGATGGCGGCAATGCAGGTGAAGTACCGCACGGTGGGTGTCTGCGCAACCGTCCGGGAATTCGTGGAAAAGAAATTCTAA
- a CDS encoding PrsW family glutamic-type intramembrane protease, protein MEIIQLILATIILVAIYKKMLTWGNADGLSKKQKYAPIGLGILSVIISFLFVAGIALFSVNVLGFRLDEIENQSLRAAVKAFTMAGLTEEIAKLLMIILSIKLFSPKRIYEYTLIGAAVGIGFTIHEELLYGGSIAGLLRFITVAMHMVLGIIMGTNLGIGKYNIANGLSHKAAYLKAVLIPMIIHTLFDTCTIFNPVANMAAELEADDFLAIVWLSIGVLAIISAAIYQFVVLKKTKKEAEKQSSMLVVNLPDT, encoded by the coding sequence ATGGAAATCATACAGCTAATATTAGCCACAATTATCCTTGTTGCCATCTACAAGAAGATGCTTACATGGGGAAACGCAGACGGCCTCTCAAAGAAGCAGAAATATGCTCCAATCGGGCTGGGAATCCTTTCTGTCATCATATCGTTTCTTTTCGTAGCCGGCATAGCATTATTCTCTGTAAATGTATTGGGATTTCGCTTAGACGAAATAGAAAATCAGTCCCTGAGGGCAGCAGTCAAAGCCTTCACTATGGCAGGATTAACAGAGGAAATAGCAAAACTCCTCATGATAATCCTGTCTATAAAACTTTTCTCTCCTAAAAGAATATACGAATATACCCTTATAGGAGCCGCCGTTGGCATCGGCTTCACGATTCACGAGGAGCTGCTGTACGGTGGAAGCATCGCCGGACTTTTAAGATTCATCACGGTCGCCATGCACATGGTGCTAGGAATCATCATGGGCACGAACCTCGGTATCGGCAAATACAATATAGCAAATGGCCTCAGTCATAAAGCAGCCTACCTAAAGGCCGTCCTAATACCAATGATAATCCACACCTTATTCGACACATGCACGATATTTAATCCGGTCGCGAATATGGCAGCAGAACTTGAAGCAGACGATTTCCTTGCTATAGTCTGGCTGTCCATAGGCGTATTGGCCATAATCTCAGCAGCGATATACCAATTTGTTGTCTTGAAAAAAACCAAAAAAGAAGCGGAAAAACAATCGAGCATGTTGGTAGTAAACTTACCGGACACCTAA
- a CDS encoding restriction endonuclease subunit S, producing the protein MARAVRKKELTAEERLAAALVPEEEQPYKVPGNWCWTYIGAGFDVTSSKRVHKQDWLSEGIPFYRTRELVKLSEYGCVDNDLFISKELYEKFKEEYGIPKLNDLLISGVGTIGVPYIIEDDKPFYFKDGNVVWFKNKGLFNSRYVFYLYKGSFMKNQIHSMSAGTTVDTYTIVNATRTKVPLPPLPEQQRIVTLIESLFADLDEAKEKLTAVVEGFAQRKAAILHQAFTGELTAKWREENGISFGEWRSVRTQDVCEKIVCGKTPKEFISEVGEVPFLKVYNIVDDKVDFEKIPQYIPKEISDSKLKSSVLKPKDVIMNIVGPPLRKIAIVPDTYAEWNMNQAIVRFRPREGLYYRYLYYALINPETLDSIIRETRGVVGQANISVTQSRNLIIKIPSLSEQREIVRILDDLFEQEQQAQSAVETVLADIDTLKKSILARAFRGELSTNNPQEENAVEMLKEVL; encoded by the coding sequence ATGGCGCGGGCGGTGAGGAAGAAGGAACTGACGGCAGAGGAACGGCTGGCAGCAGCACTGGTGCCGGAGGAGGAGCAGCCTTATAAGGTGCCGGGGAATTGGTGTTGGACATACATTGGAGCTGGATTTGATGTAACATCAAGCAAGCGTGTTCACAAACAAGATTGGTTAAGCGAAGGGATTCCTTTTTACAGAACGAGGGAACTTGTAAAGCTTTCGGAATACGGTTGCGTTGATAATGATTTGTTCATATCCAAGGAACTTTATGAGAAGTTTAAGGAAGAATATGGAATTCCTAAGCTTAATGATTTATTAATAAGTGGCGTTGGAACTATAGGTGTTCCATACATAATTGAGGATGATAAACCATTCTATTTCAAGGATGGAAATGTTGTTTGGTTTAAGAACAAAGGATTGTTTAATTCTAGATATGTATTTTATCTTTACAAGGGTTCGTTCATGAAAAATCAGATTCATAGCATGTCAGCTGGAACGACAGTAGATACATACACGATAGTAAACGCGACAAGAACGAAAGTGCCCCTGCCTCCTCTCCCAGAGCAACAACGCATTGTAACCCTTATCGAATCCCTCTTTGCCGACTTAGACGAGGCGAAGGAGAAACTCACGGCGGTGGTGGAGGGATTTGCCCAGCGAAAGGCGGCAATCTTGCACCAGGCGTTTACGGGGGAGTTGACGGCGAAGTGGAGAGAGGAAAATGGAATAAGCTTTGGAGAGTGGCGAAGTGTTAGAACACAGGATGTTTGTGAGAAGATAGTTTGTGGGAAAACACCAAAGGAATTTATTTCCGAAGTTGGAGAGGTTCCTTTCCTAAAGGTATATAACATTGTAGATGATAAAGTAGACTTTGAGAAGATTCCACAATACATACCTAAAGAGATAAGTGATTCCAAATTAAAATCTTCAGTGTTAAAACCAAAAGATGTTATTATGAATATTGTCGGCCCGCCATTACGTAAAATTGCTATCGTTCCTGATACTTATGCTGAGTGGAATATGAATCAGGCAATTGTTAGATTTAGACCGAGGGAAGGATTGTATTATCGGTACCTATATTATGCTTTAATTAATCCAGAAACTTTAGATTCTATTATTAGAGAAACTAGAGGAGTGGTAGGTCAAGCTAATATATCTGTTACGCAGTCAAGAAATCTAATTATAAAGATTCCTTCACTATCAGAGCAACGCGAAATTGTTCGTATCCTTGACGACCTCTTCGAGCAGGAACAGCAGGCTCAGTCTGCTGTGGAAACTGTCCTTGCTGACATCGACACCCTGAAAAAATCTATCCTCGCCCGCGCCTTCCGTGGGGAACTCTCCACCAACAACCCCCAGGAGGAAAATGCGGTGGAGATGTTGAAAGAAGTATTGTGA
- a CDS encoding N-6 DNA methylase: MNNQEIVSKLWNLCNVLRDDGITYHQYVTELTYILFLKMAKETGAEDRFSQGITLIEGQKFTNGEKQVVLDYSWDRLTEKSGLELYKYYKDLLRFFGTYCTGRVREIYQGAATNIEEPKNLEKIISAIDSLDWFSAREEGLGNLYEGLLEKNAGEKKSGAGQYFTPRVLIDVMTRLMKPQPGERCNDPACGTFGFMIAAHSYVRRHTDDFFDLDADVAEFERKEAFTGCELVHETHRLALMNAMLHDIDGEITLGDTLSNLGKGMKGYDLVLTNPPFGTKKGGERATRDDFTWSTSNKQLNFLQHIYRSLKLDGKARAAVVLPDNVLFADGDGAQIRADLMDKCDLHTVLRLPTGIFYAQGVKTNVLFFTRGKEAKGNTREVWFYDLRTNMPSFGKTNPLKKEDFQNFEAAYEAADRKAVTDERWSVFTREEIEAKGNSLDLGLIRDESVVDYEDLPDPAERGREDMEQLEEALDLIKGVVKRLEGLRKKEEGVQ, translated from the coding sequence GTGAACAATCAGGAAATCGTGTCGAAACTTTGGAATCTCTGCAATGTGCTCAGGGATGATGGCATCACTTACCATCAGTATGTGACGGAGCTGACCTATATACTCTTTCTCAAGATGGCAAAGGAGACGGGGGCTGAGGACAGGTTTTCCCAGGGCATCACCCTGATAGAGGGGCAGAAGTTCACCAACGGGGAAAAACAAGTGGTGCTGGACTATAGCTGGGACAGGCTCACGGAAAAGTCCGGGCTGGAGCTTTACAAGTATTACAAGGATTTGCTGCGTTTCTTTGGCACCTACTGCACCGGGCGGGTGCGGGAGATTTACCAAGGGGCTGCTACCAATATCGAGGAACCGAAGAATCTGGAGAAAATCATCTCTGCCATCGACAGCCTGGACTGGTTCTCTGCCAGGGAGGAAGGTCTGGGGAATCTTTATGAAGGGCTGCTGGAAAAGAATGCCGGGGAGAAAAAATCCGGGGCCGGGCAGTATTTCACCCCCAGAGTGCTCATTGATGTGATGACCAGGCTCATGAAGCCGCAGCCGGGGGAGCGTTGCAACGACCCTGCCTGCGGCACCTTTGGCTTTATGATTGCCGCCCACAGCTATGTGAGGCGGCACACAGATGATTTCTTTGATCTTGATGCAGATGTGGCAGAGTTTGAGCGGAAAGAGGCTTTCACCGGCTGCGAGCTGGTGCACGAAACCCACCGCCTGGCGCTGATGAATGCCATGCTCCATGATATTGACGGAGAAATCACCCTGGGGGATACCCTGTCCAATCTGGGCAAAGGCATGAAGGGCTACGACCTGGTTTTGACCAACCCGCCCTTTGGCACCAAGAAAGGCGGGGAGCGGGCCACCCGTGACGATTTCACCTGGAGCACCAGCAACAAGCAGCTGAACTTCCTCCAGCATATCTATCGCAGCTTGAAGCTGGACGGCAAGGCCAGAGCTGCCGTGGTGCTGCCGGATAATGTGCTCTTTGCCGATGGCGACGGGGCGCAGATACGCGCCGACCTCATGGACAAATGCGACCTGCACACGGTACTGCGCCTGCCCACAGGCATTTTCTACGCCCAGGGGGTCAAGACCAATGTGCTGTTCTTTACCAGGGGAAAAGAAGCCAAGGGCAACACCAGGGAAGTCTGGTTCTACGACCTCCGCACCAATATGCCCTCCTTCGGCAAGACCAATCCACTGAAGAAGGAGGATTTCCAAAATTTTGAAGCCGCCTACGAAGCAGCTGACCGCAAGGCCGTGACAGATGAGCGCTGGAGCGTCTTTACCAGAGAGGAAATCGAAGCCAAGGGCAACAGCCTCGATTTGGGCCTTATCCGCGACGAGTCCGTGGTAGACTACGAAGACCTACCCGACCCGGCAGAGCGGGGCAGGGAGGACATGGAGCAGCTGGAAGAAGCGCTGGATTTGATCAAGGGCGTGGTGAAAAGGCTGGAAGGACTGCGGAAGAAAGAGGAGGGTGTGCAATGA
- the hsdR gene encoding type I restriction-modification system endonuclease, translating into MQSNFSFLQDKFPVLANFGAMAERYCYSDANSCLMKLGMIGETIVNLIFSYDRLPLPRDNRADERIKVLLREGLITSDLSDVLHALRKARNKAVHENYESVGDCRALLPMAYSLSEWFMQTYGDWDYESRPYQLPSEGAVLAEVKEGQEEKMLAEAEQAAAAAPAVEPEKRRRQAQRAAGLRQRTEAETRYLIDEQLRQVGWEADTERLRYSRGTRPQKGRNLAIAEWPTSSAVGQKGFADYALFVGEKLVAIIEAKAMYKDIPSVLDYQCKDYARHIRKEDAEYLLGTWGKNQVPFVFATNGREYLPQLDTKSGIWFLDLRQGDSVPKAQRGWMSPEGLMELFQKDTAAGDRGLRETPYDVLQDPKGLNLRPYQLQAIKAAEEAVLSGRQNILLAMATGTGKTRTVLGLIYRFLKTGRFRRILFLVDRSDLGDQAQDVFKEVKLEELMTLDDIYNIQGLEERDLQRETRLQVATVQSMVKRVLYHGEERRPAITDFDLIIIDEAHRGYILDREMGEDELLYRDQLDYQSKYRNVVEYFDAVRIALTATPALHTTEIFGEPVYQYSYREAVMDGFLVDHDAPHLLTTKLGSEGIHYSAGDTMALYDPVTGELTNSPVLADELDFDIEKFNRQVITENFNRAVLKEISRYIDPENPEQGKTLIYAVNDQHADLIVKILKEIYGAMGVDNDAIMKITGSVGGGNRKKIREAIKHFKNERYPSIVVTVDLLTTGIDVPEITALVFLRRVKSRILYEQMLGRATRLCLAIGKTHFEIYDPVGLYESLEPVTSMKPVVVNPAVSLTELLQGLEHIEEEAALRRQIDQIAARVQRKNKRLSEDTCAHFQSLAGGRTPTEVLAEIRRAAPREARAKLLSYGEALGLLDKAAYGTRQPLIISAHEDELLSHTRGYGSGSRPEDYLEAFAAFIRENMDKIAALTLVCTRPRELTRESLKNLRLALDRAGFTDTQLNTALTEMTSEDIAADIITLIRRYAIGSHLLSHEERIKGAVARLKKAHSFSAQELSWLKRMEKYLLEESVLTVQAFDEDSRFRAQGGFARIDKIFAGQLEKIIAELNEYLYDDGGSAA; encoded by the coding sequence ATGCAGTCGAACTTCTCTTTTTTGCAAGATAAATTCCCCGTCCTGGCCAACTTCGGTGCTATGGCGGAGCGGTATTGCTATAGTGATGCCAACTCCTGCTTGATGAAGCTGGGCATGATAGGGGAAACTATCGTGAACCTTATTTTCTCATATGACAGACTGCCTCTGCCGCGGGATAATCGGGCTGATGAGCGCATCAAAGTGCTGCTGCGGGAGGGGCTTATTACCTCTGACCTCTCCGATGTGCTCCATGCCTTGCGAAAGGCGAGGAACAAGGCTGTCCATGAGAACTATGAATCCGTGGGGGATTGCAGGGCCTTGCTGCCTATGGCTTACAGTCTTTCCGAATGGTTCATGCAGACCTATGGGGATTGGGACTATGAGAGCCGTCCCTATCAGCTGCCCTCGGAGGGGGCTGTCCTGGCTGAGGTGAAGGAAGGGCAGGAGGAAAAAATGCTAGCAGAGGCAGAGCAGGCGGCTGCTGCTGCCCCTGCGGTGGAGCCGGAGAAGCGGCGCAGGCAGGCCCAGAGGGCGGCGGGGCTCCGTCAGCGCACTGAGGCTGAGACTCGCTATCTCATTGACGAGCAGCTGCGGCAGGTGGGCTGGGAGGCAGACACGGAGCGGCTGCGCTACAGCCGTGGCACCCGTCCCCAGAAGGGAAGGAATCTGGCCATTGCCGAATGGCCCACTTCCTCGGCGGTGGGGCAGAAGGGCTTTGCCGACTACGCCCTTTTCGTGGGGGAAAAGCTGGTGGCCATCATCGAAGCCAAGGCCATGTACAAGGACATTCCCTCGGTGCTGGACTACCAGTGCAAGGACTACGCCCGCCATATCCGTAAGGAGGACGCAGAGTACCTGCTGGGAACCTGGGGGAAGAATCAGGTGCCCTTTGTCTTTGCCACCAATGGCAGGGAGTACCTGCCCCAGCTGGACACCAAAAGCGGCATCTGGTTCCTCGACCTGCGGCAGGGCGATAGTGTCCCCAAGGCACAGCGGGGCTGGATGAGTCCTGAGGGACTGATGGAGCTTTTCCAAAAGGATACGGCGGCAGGTGACAGAGGGCTGCGGGAGACTCCCTACGATGTGCTGCAGGACCCCAAGGGGCTGAACCTGCGGCCCTATCAGCTGCAGGCCATCAAGGCTGCGGAAGAAGCGGTGCTCTCCGGGCGGCAGAATATCCTGCTGGCTATGGCCACGGGCACAGGCAAGACACGGACGGTGCTGGGGCTTATCTACCGTTTTTTGAAAACAGGGCGCTTCCGCCGCATTCTCTTCCTGGTGGACAGGAGCGACCTGGGGGATCAAGCCCAGGATGTATTCAAAGAAGTGAAGCTGGAAGAACTCATGACCCTGGACGATATCTACAATATCCAGGGCCTTGAGGAGCGTGACTTGCAGCGGGAGACGCGGCTGCAGGTGGCTACGGTGCAGAGCATGGTGAAGCGGGTGCTCTACCACGGAGAGGAGCGCAGGCCCGCCATCACGGATTTTGACCTCATCATCATCGACGAAGCCCATCGGGGCTATATCCTGGACAGGGAAATGGGAGAAGATGAGCTGCTGTACCGGGACCAGCTGGACTACCAGAGCAAGTACAGGAATGTGGTGGAGTACTTTGACGCTGTCCGCATCGCCCTCACCGCCACCCCTGCCCTGCATACCACGGAGATTTTCGGCGAGCCGGTGTACCAGTACAGCTACCGTGAAGCGGTGATGGATGGCTTCCTAGTAGACCACGATGCTCCCCACCTGCTCACCACGAAGCTGGGCAGCGAGGGCATACACTACTCGGCCGGAGACACCATGGCCCTCTATGACCCGGTGACGGGGGAACTCACCAACAGCCCCGTCCTGGCTGACGAGCTGGACTTCGACATCGAGAAGTTCAACCGCCAGGTCATCACGGAGAATTTCAACCGGGCGGTGCTGAAAGAAATCTCCCGCTACATCGACCCGGAGAACCCGGAGCAGGGCAAGACCCTGATTTACGCGGTGAATGACCAGCATGCCGACCTCATCGTGAAGATTTTGAAGGAAATCTACGGTGCCATGGGGGTGGACAATGACGCCATCATGAAAATCACCGGCAGCGTGGGGGGCGGCAATCGGAAGAAAATCCGGGAGGCCATCAAGCATTTCAAAAACGAGCGCTATCCCAGTATCGTAGTGACGGTGGATCTCCTCACCACAGGCATTGATGTGCCGGAAATCACGGCGCTGGTGTTCTTGCGGCGGGTAAAGTCCCGCATTCTTTACGAGCAGATGCTGGGCAGAGCTACCCGCCTGTGCCTGGCCATAGGCAAGACCCATTTTGAAATCTACGATCCGGTGGGGCTGTACGAATCATTGGAGCCTGTGACCTCCATGAAGCCTGTGGTGGTGAATCCGGCGGTGAGCCTGACAGAGCTCTTGCAGGGCCTTGAGCATATAGAGGAAGAAGCGGCCTTGCGGCGGCAGATCGACCAGATAGCCGCCAGAGTCCAGCGGAAAAACAAGCGGCTTTCAGAAGACACCTGCGCGCATTTCCAAAGCCTCGCCGGGGGCAGGACACCCACTGAGGTACTGGCGGAAATCCGCAGGGCCGCACCCCGGGAGGCCAGGGCAAAGCTTCTTTCTTATGGGGAAGCGCTGGGGCTTTTGGACAAGGCCGCCTACGGCACCCGTCAGCCCCTCATTATCTCCGCCCATGAGGACGAGCTGCTGTCCCACACCAGAGGCTACGGCAGCGGCAGCCGCCCGGAGGACTATCTGGAGGCCTTTGCCGCCTTTATCCGGGAGAACATGGACAAGATCGCCGCCCTGACCCTGGTGTGTACCCGCCCCAGGGAGCTCACCCGTGAGAGCCTGAAAAATCTGCGGCTGGCTCTGGATCGGGCAGGCTTCACAGATACGCAGCTGAACACGGCCCTCACGGAAATGACCAGTGAGGACATAGCCGCCGACATCATCACCCTCATACGCCGCTACGCCATAGGCTCTCACCTGCTGTCCCACGAAGAGCGCATCAAGGGGGCGGTGGCCCGCCTGAAAAAAGCCCACAGCTTCTCCGCCCAGGAGCTTTCCTGGCTGAAACGCATGGAAAAATACCTGCTGGAAGAATCAGTGCTCACAGTGCAGGCCTTCGACGAAGACAGCCGCTTCCGCGCCCAGGGCGGCTTTGCCCGCATAGACAAAATCTTCGCCGGGCAGCTGGAAAAAATCATCGCGGAGCTGAACGAATACCTCTACGACGATGGCGGCAGCGCGGCTTGA
- a CDS encoding PDDEXK nuclease domain-containing protein — protein sequence MDIKFSFDKLVESTRSIHNATAGWAKSAVNQSLTVRNWMIGCYIVEYEQNGNDRAEYGVRLLENLAERLSIKGLDRTMLNLCRMFYLRYSQLDEAVWSRVKKISKSGEAFLLMPAVMDDEKKGDIRICETVSHKFKTEPNFLLSHLSFSHIREIMTIDDSFERFFYETECIKCGWSVRELRRQIATNLYLRAGISKKPELLLSPGTGDITIKEPFALEFLGLEAKEAITESDLEDALVSHLEEFLIELGKGFCLIREKILGGVIYGYDASSGC from the coding sequence ATGGATATTAAATTTTCTTTTGATAAGCTCGTAGAAAGCACCCGCAGCATACATAATGCTACTGCAGGATGGGCGAAGAGTGCCGTGAATCAGTCGCTGACTGTACGCAACTGGATGATAGGTTGCTATATTGTGGAATATGAGCAGAATGGAAATGACCGCGCGGAGTATGGGGTAAGACTGTTAGAGAATCTAGCCGAAAGATTGTCTATCAAAGGGCTTGATAGAACCATGCTGAATTTGTGTAGGATGTTCTATTTAAGGTATTCACAACTGGATGAAGCTGTATGGAGTAGAGTAAAAAAAATCAGTAAATCTGGCGAAGCATTTCTTTTGATGCCTGCTGTGATGGATGATGAGAAAAAAGGCGATATTAGAATTTGTGAGACAGTGTCTCACAAATTCAAAACAGAGCCGAATTTTTTGTTGAGTCATCTGTCTTTTAGTCATATTCGAGAGATAATGACCATCGATGATTCGTTTGAAAGATTCTTTTATGAAACGGAATGTATCAAGTGCGGTTGGAGTGTTCGTGAACTTAGAAGACAGATTGCCACCAACCTTTATTTGCGGGCAGGCATCAGCAAAAAGCCGGAGTTGCTGCTATCCCCAGGAACAGGGGATATAACTATCAAAGAGCCATTTGCACTTGAGTTTTTGGGGCTAGAGGCAAAGGAAGCTATAACTGAATCTGATTTGGAAGATGCACTTGTAAGTCATTTGGAAGAATTTCTGATAGAGCTAGGGAAAGGCTTTTGTTTAATTCGTGAAAAAATACTAGGAGGGGTTATTTATGGTTACGATGCGAGCTCAGGCTGTTGA
- a CDS encoding Rpn family recombination-promoting nuclease/putative transposase, with protein sequence MAAYRTKAWEDLTIADDYMFKLVMKHERFCKRLIEKILKIKIRHIDYLDDEKSLKFRYAGKGVRLDVYVEDDANTVYDIEMQVRDYGDKELTHRTRYYQSMIDVDALTAGSDYKELKNSFVIFLCPFGLFDGKRHLYTFRNVCIEDKELELMDGTSKVFLCSEGQLDDVSTDVKAFLDYMKGLPSADDFVNEIDGFIKEIKVKEEERVSYMTYEMKMREAHDDGMDERSVQVAIDMLNDNEPMEKILKYSRLPKERIEELSKEIKG encoded by the coding sequence ATGGCAGCATATAGAACAAAAGCATGGGAAGATTTGACCATAGCCGATGATTATATGTTCAAACTTGTCATGAAACATGAGCGCTTTTGCAAACGGCTAATCGAGAAAATACTAAAAATAAAAATTCGCCACATCGACTATCTTGACGATGAGAAATCACTAAAATTTCGCTATGCAGGCAAAGGCGTCAGACTTGATGTTTATGTTGAAGATGATGCAAATACAGTCTATGATATTGAAATGCAGGTACGCGACTATGGAGATAAGGAACTGACCCACCGCACCAGATACTACCAGTCAATGATTGATGTAGATGCCTTGACCGCTGGTTCGGATTACAAGGAACTAAAAAATTCATTTGTAATCTTCCTTTGCCCCTTCGGGCTATTTGATGGCAAAAGACATTTATATACCTTTAGGAACGTTTGCATTGAAGATAAGGAACTGGAGTTAATGGACGGAACCTCTAAAGTGTTCCTTTGTTCCGAAGGACAGCTTGATGATGTTTCTACCGATGTGAAAGCATTTCTTGATTACATGAAGGGCCTTCCGTCTGCAGATGACTTTGTCAATGAGATTGATGGATTTATCAAGGAAATCAAGGTTAAAGAGGAAGAAAGGGTGAGTTACATGACCTACGAAATGAAAATGCGTGAAGCTCACGATGATGGTATGGATGAAAGAAGTGTTCAGGTTGCTATCGACATGCTTAATGATAATGAACCAATGGAAAAAATCTTGAAATATTCTCGCTTACCCAAAGAGCGTATCGAAGAATTATCCAAAGAAATAAAAGGGTGA
- a CDS encoding Cof-type HAD-IIB family hydrolase, which yields MEYKMIALDLDGTLNNDEKVITPRTREALMAVQEQGVIVALVSGRQAPGLQREADALHLEDYHGLRISYNGGRIQDATTGQIIFDSAIDKQTAVAFLRHLEEWPELSPIVDDGKYIYTTDASRHKVMDESRNNNLGVRIVENIAEAVTFAPVKILTAAPNEILVPHLEDIRRGFEDKLSFVQSAPWFYEATVKGVSKSSSLHQACSRLGIDPSEVMAFGDAQNDMSMLDFAGYGVAMGNACEELKAMADEITATNNEDGIALTLSRHFDI from the coding sequence ATGGAATACAAGATGATTGCTCTGGATCTGGATGGCACCCTGAACAATGACGAGAAGGTTATCACCCCCCGCACCCGTGAGGCTCTTATGGCGGTGCAGGAGCAGGGGGTGATCGTGGCGCTGGTGTCCGGGCGGCAGGCACCGGGGCTGCAGCGGGAGGCAGATGCCCTGCATCTGGAGGATTATCATGGCCTGCGGATTTCCTACAACGGGGGCCGCATCCAGGATGCCACTACCGGGCAGATTATCTTTGACAGCGCCATCGACAAGCAGACGGCAGTGGCTTTCCTGCGCCATCTGGAGGAGTGGCCGGAGCTCTCTCCCATCGTGGATGATGGCAAGTACATCTACACCACGGATGCCAGCCGCCATAAAGTCATGGACGAGAGCCGCAACAATAATCTGGGGGTAAGGATAGTGGAAAACATCGCTGAGGCTGTGACCTTTGCCCCTGTGAAAATCCTCACGGCGGCTCCCAACGAGATTTTAGTCCCGCACCTTGAGGATATTCGCCGGGGCTTCGAGGACAAGCTCTCCTTCGTGCAGTCTGCCCCCTGGTTCTACGAAGCCACGGTGAAGGGGGTCAGCAAGTCCAGTTCCCTCCATCAGGCCTGCAGCCGTCTGGGCATTGACCCTTCCGAGGTCATGGCCTTCGGCGATGCCCAGAACGACATGAGCATGCTGGACTTCGCCGGCTACGGCGTGGCTATGGGCAACGCCTGCGAGGAGCTCAAGGCTATGGCAGACGAAATCACCGCCACCAACAACGAGGATGGCATCGCCCTGACGCTGTCCAGGCATTTTGACATTTGA